In a single window of the Panthera leo isolate Ple1 chromosome A1, P.leo_Ple1_pat1.1, whole genome shotgun sequence genome:
- the LOC122229769 gene encoding olfactory receptor 493-like has protein sequence MSTVTYVILLGFGDLEENETILFFLFLSLYMITLFSNLLLIFAVQKSSHLHTPMYFFLCHLSCVDVGYLSSIFPQLLWEVLAAGVTIYFTACVMQLYVVGALPTVECFLLAVMSYDCSLAICRPLRYSVLTDHRVCVKLAVASWTGGFLFVGAVLVLLTSLTFCGPHIINHFFCDFFPLVKLSCTDTTMVERAAFASSLLSLSPFFWTLLPYGCILSSILRISSSTGRHRAFSTCSSHLIVMSLFYGTLVVVYMIPPSETTFSLNKIFSLFYTVLIPILNPLVYSLGNKDVQIALEKEATPSCSIDN, from the coding sequence atgtccACTGTTACTTATGTCATCCTGCTTGGTTTTGGGGaccttgaagaaaatgaaactatccttttctttttattcctcagcCTTTATATGATCACACTGTTTAGTAACCTGCTGCTGATCTTTGCTGTCCAGAAAAGTTCACATCTTCATACTCCAATGTATTTTTTCCTGTGCCATTTATCCTGTGTGGATGTTGGATACTTAAGCAGCATTTTTCCCCAGTTGCTGTGGGAGGTTTTGGCTGCTGGTGTCACTATCTACTTTACTGCCTGTGTGATGCAATTGTACGTTGTTGGTGCTCTGCCCACTGTGGAGTGTTTCCTCCTGGCTGTCATGTCCTATGATTGCTCTTTGGCCATCTGTCGGCCCCTGAGATACTCAGTACTTACGGACCACAGAGTTTGTGTCAAGTTGGCAGTTGCTTCGTGGACTGGTGGTTTTCTGTTCGTGGGTGCCGTGCTAGTTTTGCTTACCTCTTTAACTTTCTGTGGTCCCCACATCATCAACCATTTCTTTTGTGACTTCTTCCCACTGGTGAAGCTTTCCTGCACAGACACTACAATGGTGGAAAGGGCAGCATTTGCTTCATCACTCCTATCCCTGTCTCCATTCTTTTGGACATTGTTACCATACGGTTGCATTCTGTCCTCCATTTTAAGGATTTCTTCTTCTACCGGGAGACACAgagccttctccacctgctcatcccacttgattgtgatgagTTTGTTTTATGGAACTCTGGTTGTGGTGTACATGATACCACCATCAGAAACAACATTCAGTCTGAACAAGATTTTCTCACTTTTCTACACAGTCCTCATACCCATTCTTAATCCCTTAGTTTATAGTCTGGGAAACAAGGATGTTCAAATTGCTCTGGAGAAAGAAGCCACACCCAGTTGTTCAATAGATAACTAG